In one window of Erythrolamprus reginae isolate rEryReg1 chromosome 1, rEryReg1.hap1, whole genome shotgun sequence DNA:
- the CYB561 gene encoding transmembrane ascorbate-dependent reductase CYB561, whose translation MDETPARPASPIGLTYVVAASQILGLAVITVMAAWIGQYRGGVAWDSSQLLFNVHPLCMVIGMVFLQGDALLVYRVFRNESKKSTKILHGLIHFFALIIAVVGLIAVFQHHKNQGFPDMYSLHSWCGIIAFGFYLAQWLFGFYIFLFPGASFSVRSRYKPQHVFWGAFLLILSIATALLGILEQLLFKIKDTYNLFVSEGILANTLGLLIIAFGAVVGYILTREEWRRPPLAEEMALSMDFKNLTEEGSPTSEH comes from the exons ATGGATGAGACCCCTGCTAGGCCTGCAAGCCCGATTGGACTGACCTATGTGGTGGCCGCGTCCCAAATCTTGGGCCTTGCTGTCATCACGGTGATGGCAGCCTGGATCGGACAGTATCGCGGTGGCGTTGCCTGGGACAGCTCTCAACTACTGTTTAACGTCCACCCCCTGTGCATGGTCATCGGCATGGTGTTTCTTCAAGGAGATG CCCTTCTGGTTTACCGTGTCTTCAGGAACGAGAGCAAGAAATCCACAAAGATCCTGCATGGACTGATCCATTTCTTTGCACTTATCATTGCGGTGGTTG GTCTGATTGCTGTTTTCCAGCACCACAAGAATCAAGGCTTTCCAGATATGTACAGTCTGCACAGCTGGTGTGGCATCATTGCATTTGGCTTCTACTTAGCACAG TGGCTGTTTGGATTTTACATCTTCCTCTTCCCTGGAGCATCGTTCTCAGTCCGCAGTAGATACAAACCACAGCATGTTTTTTGGGGAGCTTTCCTCCTCATCCTTTCCATTGCTACTGCTCTGTTGGGTATTCTGGAACAGCTACTCTTCAAAATAAA GGATACCTACAACCTTTTCGTCTCTGAAGGAATCCTTGCCAACACTTTGGGCCTCCTAATAATAGCTTTTGGGGCAGTTGTGGGTTACATCTTAACCCGGGAAGAATGGCGGAGGCCTCCATTGGCTGAGGAGATGGCCTTGTCCATGGATTTCAAAAACCTCACTGAAGAAGGAAGCCCAACAAGTGAACACTGA